The Tubulanus polymorphus chromosome 4, tnTubPoly1.2, whole genome shotgun sequence genomic interval TTTTTTCCTGGGTAGTAAAGTCGGGGCGGtggatccagaccgtatttTCAAATGCACATGAGGTCTTTTTTTGATGCCCTTCTGAAAGTCGGCaagaaatttcattgaaaaacgtATAGGTTGTAGGCAAGAAAAATTACCAATTTTTTAGGGCAGCTCTTACAAAAAGGAGCAACTGATTTGTTTAAAAGGGCCATATTTTCAGcaatatcaataatcaatcCGGGCATAATGGCACAGTTTTAGCCAACttaacaaatgaaaaaaaatactaaTTGGTAAGAGGGAAATGACTGTCAGATACACATCAGAGTACCATCTCAACTGAAAAGGCAAAGAGATTGAAAGTGCAATTCAGATATTACAAAAACATCAAATATCTTTAGAATAACGATTTTATTATTGCTACGTAACTAGATTGAGGACTGCCCTCATACAAACTATAGTAAACAGATAAACAGCGAAATCGATAAAACACTGATTAACAACAGAGGTGACTTTAACATATGTATCAACGATGTCTGCTTTTACTCCGGCTAATCTCAATAATCCGATTAACATATCTCCACTATGGCCTCTGTGAGATTCAAAAttgccctgaaaatatacgCCGAAAGATGTTTTATAAACTATTCAACTATTAAAGGCGATTCTGGATTATTAATATTGGCAGAAACTTACTTGGATGAAATTATGTGAAATAATGGTGACTTgcagtaaaataaatggcacGACGACAGACTGAAACagataaaatcaataactGAATGCTGGTATTTcaattaataatattaaaatgtccttaatcaattattaaatatcaaatatgccTTAATTCACCCCAGGACCCAATTTCACAGTTCTGGTATGACtccaggacccggttccacagttgtgagttagagttaactccgagttaaagttagttcatatTCAATGAGTTCACTCAGAGTCAAATGTGAACATTATTAGAAAatctcagagttaactcttactcatTGCTTTGTTAAGGAAAAGAATTTGGATTTAAGTTTCATAAATTTCGTAATTAAACTAGGTGAACAAGATAAAAAGTCTGAGTGAATCAGTATTATCTTACAATCTAAATTCATAATCTACAAATTAAAGTAGGACTACATTGCACCTACCCGCAAAAATATAACTGCGGCAGCGTTGAAAGTGAATTGGACGAAAATTCCAGCGATGATAAACAACAAAGTTTgtgtttcaataaatatcgTTGGCTCAGTATGATGTTTTGAAGCAGTCGCCACTGTCTCCTCCGAATTCGTTTCCTCTACTGTTTCTATGATTGAATTCTGTAATAACTCGTTTGACTCTGGTTGCAACGAGGGGGGTGAATTTAAAGATGATTTGCTACTACTAGCACTGACAACAATAGGTTCAGGTTGGCTGATATCGTCATCAAGGTGTTGCGTCTCATGTTTAGGTTCATTGTTTTCCGTTTTTGGTacttctgttgttgttgtgtCGGTTATTGCTGAATCTGTCGAACTCCTCGCCTTCACTTCTACAATCAAAAGAACGAATCTCAAATCTTGTCATTATTGTTCAATAAAACCTGATTTAAATTACTCATGACCAGCCAAGTTTTGCAGGTTAATGCTATTTAAAGAAC includes:
- the LOC141904605 gene encoding uncharacterized protein LOC141904605; the protein is MASNEVKMSRAEIRRRKILENSEIRMQKLLGISEVKARSSTDSAITDTTTTEVPKTENNEPKHETQHLDDDISQPEPIVVSASSSKSSLNSPPSLQPESNELLQNSIIETVEETNSEETVATASKHHTEPTIFIETQTLLFIIAGIFVQFTFNAAAVIFLRSVVVPFILLQVTIISHNFIQGNFESHRGHSGDMLIGLLRLAGVKADIVDTYVKVTSVVNQCFIDFAVYLFTIVCMRAVLNLVT